A region of Diospyros lotus cultivar Yz01 chromosome 3, ASM1463336v1, whole genome shotgun sequence DNA encodes the following proteins:
- the LOC127797728 gene encoding protein trichome birefringence-like 33 has protein sequence MKPPLTSSASSCSCTSLLLRKLRLPPYYLLTFLALLLYAIFSGKEFLCIFSQLHFHADPVSDHSNRKNDSTKILTFAVGETETEKGCDVFSGRWVRDESTRPLYEESECPYIQPQLTCQEHGRPEKEYQFWRWQPHACSLPGFNATLMLETLRGKRMMFVGDSLNRGQFVSMVCLLHRAIPEAAKSMETNGSLTIFRAKDYNASVEFYWAPFLLESNADDAVIHRLSDRIVRRGSINKHGRHWKGVDILVFNTYLWWMTGAKFKILQGSFQDEVKEIVELPTEDAYRLAIKSMVRWIRKNMNPKTTRVFFASMSPSHQKSVEWGGEETGNCYNETAIIEDPAYWGSDTKRSIMEVIGEVLRGSQSKVKITFLNITQLSGYRKDAHTSIYKKQWRPLTAEQLANPVSYADCIHWCLPGLQDTWNELLFAKLFYP, from the exons ATGAAGCCGCCTCTCACTTCTTCTGCTTCGTCCTGCTCCTGCACCTCTCTCCTCCTCAGAAAGCTCCGTCTCCCGCCTTATTACCTCCTCACCTTCCTCGCCTTACTCCTCTACGCCATTTTTTCAGGCAAGGAGTTCCTCTGCATCTTCAGCCAGCTCCATTTCCACGCCGATCCCGTCTCCGATCACTCCAACAGAAAAAACG ATTCGACGAAAATATTGACGTTTGCGGTGGGCGAGACCGAGACGGAGAAAGGTTGTGACGTATTCAGCGGGAGGTGGGTGAGGGACGAGTCGACTCGGCCGCTTTACGAGGAATCAGAGTGCCCGTACATACAGCCGCAGCTGACGTGTCAAGAACACGGCCGCCCGGAGAAGGAGTATCAGTTCTGGCGATGGCAACCCCACGCCTGTTCTCTTCCAGG TTTCAATGCGACGCTAATGCTGGAGACGCTTCGAGGGAAAAGGATGATGTTCGTAGGCGATTCTCTAAACCGCGGCCAGTTCGTTTCCATGGTTTGTCTTCTCCACAGAGCCATCCCAGAAGCTGCCAAATCCATGGAAACCAATGGTTCCCTAACCATTTTCAGAGCTAAG GATTACAACGCGTCTGTTGAATTCTACTGGGCGCCTTTCCTGTTAGAATCAAACGCCGATGACGCCGTCATACACAGGCTGTCGGACAGAATTGTCCGGCGAGGCTCCATTAACAAGCACGGCCGGCACTGGAAAGGAGTCGACATTTTGGTCTTCAATACCTATCTTTGGTGGATGACCGGGGCCAAGTTCAAGATACT CCAAGGGTCCTTTCAGGACGAAGTGAAAGAAATCGTGGAGCTGCCGACAGAAGATGCTTATCGTTTGGCAATCAAGAGTATGGTGAGATGGATTAGGAAAAACATGAATCCCAAGACAACCAGGGTCTTCTTCGCCAGCATGTCGCCGTCTCACCAgaa GAGCGTTGAATGGGGAGGCGAGGAGACCGGCAACTGCTACAACGAAACTGCGATCATTGAAGATCCGGCGTACTGGGGATCGGACACGAAGCGGAGCATAATGGAGGTGATTGGAGAAGTGCTAAGGGGAAGCCAATCAAAGGTGAAGATTACGTTTTTGAACATAACCCAACTTTCCGGATACCGGAAGGACGCCCACACGTCGATCTACAAGAAGCAATGGCGGCCACTGACGGCAGAGCAGCTGGCCAATCCGGTGAGCTATGCCGACTGCATCCACTGGTGCTTGCCGGGGCTTCAAGACACTTGGAATGAGCTCCTCTTCGCCAAGCTTTTCTACCCATGA
- the LOC127796514 gene encoding abscisic acid receptor PYL4-like, which yields MPTSLQLHRINTTNHHRSAAATVGCHSNKRSSQTIWRLPPSVTFLPDEALHYHTHAVGPGQCCSAVVQEVEAPAAAVWSVVRRFDNPQAYKHFLKSCHLIVGDGNVGTLREVHVVSGLPAASSTERLEILDDERHVFSFSVVGGDHRLNNYRSFTTLHQSPTGSGTVVVESYVVDVPPGNTKDETCTFVDTIVRCNLQSLAQIAKNINCM from the coding sequence atgcctACGTCTCTTCAGCTTCACAGAATCAACACCACCAACCACCACCGCTCGGCGGCGGCGACTGTGGGTTGTCACAGCAATAAGCGGTCATCGCAAACCATATGGCGGCTTCCTCCCTCCGTTACTTTCCTCCCCGACGAAGCCCTGCACTACCACACCCACGCGGTGGGGCCCGGCCAGTGCTGCTCCGCCGTGGTGCAGGAGGTGGAAGCGCCAGCAGCCGCCGTGTGGTCCGTCGTGCGCCGCTTCGACAACCCCCAGGCCTACAAGCACTTCCTCAAGAGTTGCCACCTCATCGTCGGCGACGGCAACGTCGGCACTCTCCGGGAGGTCCACGTCGTCTCCGGCCTCCCCGCCGCCTCCAGCACCGAGCGCCTCGAGATACTGGACGACGAGCGCCACGTCTTCAGCTTCAGCGTCGTCGGCGGCGACCACCGCCTCAACAACTACCGCTCCTTCACCACTCTCCACCAGTCGCCCACAGGCTCCGGGACCGTCGTCGTCGAATCTTACGTCGTCGACGTACCGCCGGGAAATACGAAAGACGAAACTTGCACGTTCGTGGACACCATCGTCCGGTGCAATTTACAGTCGCTGGCCCAGATCGCTAAAAACATCAATTGTATGTAA